A region of Diospyros lotus cultivar Yz01 chromosome 3, ASM1463336v1, whole genome shotgun sequence DNA encodes the following proteins:
- the LOC127796388 gene encoding 60S ribosomal protein L35: MARIKVHELRQKTKAELLNQLKDLKAELSLLRVAKVTGGAPNKLSKIKVVRLSIAQVLTVISQKQKAALREAYKNKKYLPLDLRPKKTRAIRRRLTKHQLTLKTEREKKREMYFPMRKYAIKV, from the exons ATGG CGAGGATTAAGGTGCATGAGCTGAGACAGAAGACGAAGGCGGAGTTGTTGAACCAGTTGAAGGATCTGAAAGCTGAGCTCTCTCTCCTTCGTGTCGCCAAGGTCACCGGCGGTGCCCCTAACAAGCTCTCCAAGat AAAAGTGGTGAGGTTGTCAATTGCCCAGGTACTGACTGTGATCTCACAGAAGCAGAAGGCTGCTCTGAGGGAAGCCTACAAGAACAAGAAATATTTGCCCCTTGACCTTCGCCCCAAGAAAACCAGGGCAATCCGTAGGCGTCTCACCAAGCATCAG TTGACATTGAAGACcgaaagggagaagaagagggagatgTACTTCCCCATGAGGAAATATGCTATCAAGGTGTAG